In Conger conger chromosome 12, fConCon1.1, whole genome shotgun sequence, one DNA window encodes the following:
- the LOC133141486 gene encoding proteinase-activated receptor 3-like — protein sequence MEIINFYSSDLDIHKPSNITVGGGDITVFEGCKHMPEVLIFYLTLQFINMFLGIPANLMVLWLLHKNKGDSSSSDIFILHLAILDTFFCLIPPLELASIVFLSTTSTTWYVLRFFYGLKDPSPLFLSCICLDRYMAVLHPITFTELKDRSHRTVCVVVVWLVTLAYASAKCMGNIPNFEKIFIAMMLAAFAIMLFCNVAILHALRQSGPGRDEMHPVKKRAFKMVFIILALIVFNYFPPVALFPFQEYFTLDELNCYVYPLAFAFLDISSCIQPVLYLSRGIPRVPCCRSKEVIDQKSE from the coding sequence ATGGAGATTATCAACTTCTACTCCTCCGACCTTGACATCCATAAGCCATCAAACATCACTGTTGGGGGAGGTGACATTACCGTATTCGAAGGATGTAAACACATGCCTGAGGTCCTGATCTTTTACTTGACCCTACAGTTCATCAACATGTTCCTGGGGATCCCTGCTAACCTGATGGTGCTGTGGCTCCTGCACAAGAACAAGGGGGACTCATCGAGCTCCGACATCTTCATCCTCCACCTGGCCATCCTGGATACCTTCTTCTGTCTCATCCCACCCCTGGAACTGGCCAGTATAGTCTTCCTCAGCACCACCAGCACCACCTGGTATGTACTGCGCTTCTTCTACGGGCTGAAAGACCCTTCTCCGCTCTTCCTCTCCTGCATCTGCCTGGACCGCTACATGGCCGTCCTGCACCCCATCACCTTCACCGAGCTGAAGGACCGAAGCCACCGCAcggtgtgtgttgttgtggtgtGGCTGGTCACTCTGGCCTACGCTTCAGCCAAGTGCATGGGCAACATCCCCAACTTCGAGAAAATCTTCATTGCCATGATGCTGGCAGCCTTTGCCatcatgctcttctgcaatgtGGCCATCCTGCACGCACTTCGGCAATCAGGCCCTGGCCGTGATGAGATGCACCCAGTCAAGAAGAGGGCCTTCAAGATGGTGTTCATCATCCTGGCCCTCATCGTGTTCAACTACTTCCCTCCTGTAGCCCTGTTCCCCTTTCAGGAGTACTTCACCCTAGATGAGTTAAACTGCTATGTCTACCCTCTAGCATTTGCTTTCTTGGACATCAGCAGCTGCATTCAGCCTGTTCTCTACCTCTCCCGGGGGATTCCCAGGGTCCCTTGCTGCCGCTCTAAAGAGGTTATTGATCAAAAATCTGAATGA